The following are encoded together in the Labeo rohita strain BAU-BD-2019 chromosome 17, IGBB_LRoh.1.0, whole genome shotgun sequence genome:
- the si:ch1073-416d2.4 gene encoding coiled-coil domain-containing protein 42 homolog isoform X1, giving the protein MDSASSPALKTDAHLQLKVENRKRNVFVTQLEEHREQIDEHIKHIPVITESSSGILETGVNTLQTTLVLKKRAEVEELHARLTDKRQEVQGCVKIQQRRRAELQRRQTETKHRAAKFEKFVEENEVKRRRALKKFQMERQQNEVKEKEKAELSKQLQDLEARRLYLQERVNKYKIFEEFLMKTLDLLPDKYVGYGTDLVTPIIRRYETLTVSRQDLLRRLSSLTDEMKSSQNRLESRRQEHNTLKLMTNQELSERQTQLDHMKEKNKQLEMMLHMHLGQSRDQVEEVGNIMLAVKNLAEQCYLSHYGSLDVMDTSTMMDMIKEFMVEKADMERRAMRLVDSSSGTVKRATPKKNTASKTQLKSLSKSSSRSGARTALKTLP; this is encoded by the exons ATGGATTCCGCCTCTTCACCTGCTCTGAAAACAGACGCGCATCTGCAGCTGAAAgtagaaaacagaaagagaaacgTGTTTGTCACGCAGTTGGAGGAGCACAG aGAGCAGATCGATGAGCATATCAAGCACATCCCGGTAATAACAGAG TCCTCCAGCGGGATCCTCGAGACCGGCGTCAACACGCTGCAGACCACACTGGTCCTGAAGAAGCGCGCCGAGGTGGAGGAGCTGCACGCGCGGCTGACGGACAAACGGCAGGAGGTTCAGGGCTGCGTGAAGATCCAGCAGCGGAGACGAGCCGAGCTCCAGCGGAGACAGACGGAG ACGAAACACAGGGCAGCAAAATTTGAGAAGTTTGTGGAGGAGAACGAGGTGAAACGTCGCCGTGCGCTGAAGAAATTCCAGATGGAGAGACAGCAGAATGAAGTGAAGGAAAAGGAGAAAGCTGAACTGTCCAAACAACTCCAGGACTTAGAAGCAAG GCGTCTGTATTTACAAGAGCGAGTGAACAAATACAAGATATTCGAGGAGTTTCTGATGAAGACTCTTGATTTACTTCCAGACA AGTACGTGGGCTACGGGACAGACCTGGTGACGCCGATCATCAGACGCTACGAGACGCTGACCGTCAGCCGGCAGGACCTTCTGCGGCGGTTATCCAGCCTGACGGACGAGATGAAGTCCAGCCAGAACCGCCTGGAGTCCCGCAGACAGGAACACAACACGCTTAAACTG ATGACTAACCAGGAGCTGTCGGAGCGGCAGACGCAGCTGGATCATATGAAAGAGAAGAACAAACAGCTGGAAATGATGCTTCACATGCACCTGGGCCAATCCAGAGACCAG GTGGAGGAGGTGGGGAACATTATGCTAGCGGTGAAGAACCTGGCGGAGCAGTGTTACCTGAGTCACTATGGGTCTCTAGACGTCATGGACACGTCCACCATGATGGACATGATAAAG GAATTCATGGTGGAGAAAGCCGACATGGAGCGGAGAGCCATGAGACTCGTTGACAGCAGCTCTGGGACGGTGAAGAGAGCGACACCGAAGAAAAACACTGCCAGCAAAACCCAGCTGAAGAGCCTCAGCAAGAGCAGCAGCAGAAGCGGAGCGCGGACCGCACTCAAGACGCTGCCGTAG
- the si:ch1073-416d2.4 gene encoding coiled-coil domain-containing protein 42 homolog isoform X2, translating into MDSASSPALKTDAHLQLKVENRKRNVFVTQLEEHREQIDEHIKHIPSSSGILETGVNTLQTTLVLKKRAEVEELHARLTDKRQEVQGCVKIQQRRRAELQRRQTETKHRAAKFEKFVEENEVKRRRALKKFQMERQQNEVKEKEKAELSKQLQDLEARRLYLQERVNKYKIFEEFLMKTLDLLPDKYVGYGTDLVTPIIRRYETLTVSRQDLLRRLSSLTDEMKSSQNRLESRRQEHNTLKLMTNQELSERQTQLDHMKEKNKQLEMMLHMHLGQSRDQVEEVGNIMLAVKNLAEQCYLSHYGSLDVMDTSTMMDMIKEFMVEKADMERRAMRLVDSSSGTVKRATPKKNTASKTQLKSLSKSSSRSGARTALKTLP; encoded by the exons ATGGATTCCGCCTCTTCACCTGCTCTGAAAACAGACGCGCATCTGCAGCTGAAAgtagaaaacagaaagagaaacgTGTTTGTCACGCAGTTGGAGGAGCACAG aGAGCAGATCGATGAGCATATCAAGCACATCCCG TCCTCCAGCGGGATCCTCGAGACCGGCGTCAACACGCTGCAGACCACACTGGTCCTGAAGAAGCGCGCCGAGGTGGAGGAGCTGCACGCGCGGCTGACGGACAAACGGCAGGAGGTTCAGGGCTGCGTGAAGATCCAGCAGCGGAGACGAGCCGAGCTCCAGCGGAGACAGACGGAG ACGAAACACAGGGCAGCAAAATTTGAGAAGTTTGTGGAGGAGAACGAGGTGAAACGTCGCCGTGCGCTGAAGAAATTCCAGATGGAGAGACAGCAGAATGAAGTGAAGGAAAAGGAGAAAGCTGAACTGTCCAAACAACTCCAGGACTTAGAAGCAAG GCGTCTGTATTTACAAGAGCGAGTGAACAAATACAAGATATTCGAGGAGTTTCTGATGAAGACTCTTGATTTACTTCCAGACA AGTACGTGGGCTACGGGACAGACCTGGTGACGCCGATCATCAGACGCTACGAGACGCTGACCGTCAGCCGGCAGGACCTTCTGCGGCGGTTATCCAGCCTGACGGACGAGATGAAGTCCAGCCAGAACCGCCTGGAGTCCCGCAGACAGGAACACAACACGCTTAAACTG ATGACTAACCAGGAGCTGTCGGAGCGGCAGACGCAGCTGGATCATATGAAAGAGAAGAACAAACAGCTGGAAATGATGCTTCACATGCACCTGGGCCAATCCAGAGACCAG GTGGAGGAGGTGGGGAACATTATGCTAGCGGTGAAGAACCTGGCGGAGCAGTGTTACCTGAGTCACTATGGGTCTCTAGACGTCATGGACACGTCCACCATGATGGACATGATAAAG GAATTCATGGTGGAGAAAGCCGACATGGAGCGGAGAGCCATGAGACTCGTTGACAGCAGCTCTGGGACGGTGAAGAGAGCGACACCGAAGAAAAACACTGCCAGCAAAACCCAGCTGAAGAGCCTCAGCAAGAGCAGCAGCAGAAGCGGAGCGCGGACCGCACTCAAGACGCTGCCGTAG
- the asb2b gene encoding ankyrin repeat and SOCS box protein 2b, translated as MTRFSYAEYIALFRSSDTKRNSSAQKSTSSSGRAADRDDAPTDPSEMICAVRRAHVQPVSEACDSDDWTALHEAAHRGQTHCVQALLKDPRVCVDKRTLQEQTPLLLAVHGRHLDCVRSLLEAGADPDINNKNKETPLYKACEQECISTVRLLLAFGATVNQRCYRGCTALHEAARRDNAELCETLLQARAAVDARNADDVTPAIEAARHGRTQTLAYLIRNGAGVNVQTCDGNTALTEACRHGHGETVKLLLKHHADANRATAAGLLPLHIASQHGHKEIVSLLLPITSRARIRQSGISPLHLAAEHDRQLVMSLLIESGFDVNSKLSHERSARYHDRRVSALFCAVAARNTQAAAVLLKAGADPNVDPFSPLLLAARHGCLKTVAVLVEHGAHVNARPPGPTAGFPAVLLYAHQLDVLQYLLDNGCDAQACFTCDRRHSEEDANFRSHASQRNTSCTKTELQFCDWISSSCWRHSAGQFIDLLLDYVGNVQLCSRIRDLLLDKQEWTSIKEKTSSPRALMHLCRLKIREQLGTQRLRSVHSLPLPDRMLRYLSSRSSSRSCSIPHFHGHAAFAASACV; from the exons ATGACACGATTCTCTTATGCCGAATACATCGCCTTATTTCGATCAAGTGACACAAAAAGAAATTCGTCGGCGCAGAAAAGCACATCATCCTCCGGACGAGCTGCAGACCGCGACGACGCGCCGACGGACCCGTCAGA AATGATTTGTGCAGTCAGAAGAGCACATGTGCAGCCCGTGAGTGAAGCGTGTGATTCAGACGACTGGACGGCTCTGCATGAAGCCGCTCACCGCGGCCAGACGCACTGCGTTCAGGCTCTGCTGAAAG ATCCTCGCGTGTGCGTGGACAAACGCACGCTACAGGAGCAGACGCCGCTGCTGCTCGCCGTTCACGGGCGACACCTGGACTGCGTGAGGAGTCTTCTAGAAGCGGGAGCCGACCCtgatatcaacaacaaaaacaaagagacGCCTCTTTATAAAG CGTGTGAGCAGGAGTGCATCAGCACGGTGAGGCTGCTGCTTGCGTTTGGCGCGACGGTGAATCAGCGCTGTTATCGCGGCTGCACCGCACTGCACGAAGCAGCGAGACGAGACAACGCTGAGCTCTGCGAGACGCTCCTGCAGGCCAGAGCCGCCGTCGACGCCCGCAACGCCGATGACGTCACACCCGCTATAGAAGCGGCGCGACACGGACGGACACAAACTCTGGCTTACCTGATCCGGAACG GTGCTGGTGTGAACGTTCAGACGTGTGACGGGAACACGGCGTTAACTGAAGCCTGCAGACACGGACACGGAGAAACCGTGAAGCTTTTGCTCAAACATCACGCGGATGCCAACAGAGCCACCGCTGCCGGACTCCTGCCTCTGCATATCGCCAGCCAGCACGGACACAAAGA GATTGTTTCCTTATTGCTCCCGATCACCAGCCGGGCGAGGATTCGACAAAGCGGCATCTCTCCTCTCCATCTGGCGGCGGAGCACGACCGGCAGCTCGTTATGAGTCTGCTGATCGAGTCGGGATTTGATGTCAACAGCAAACTGTCTCACGAGCGCTCAGCCAGGTACCACGACCGCCGCGTTTCGGCTCTGTTCTGCGCCGTCGCTGCCAGGAACACGCAGGCCGCTGCCGTCTTGCTGAAGGCCGGCGCCGATCCCAACGTAGACCCGTTCAGCCCGCTGCTGTTAGCGGCGCGTCACGGCTGTCTGAAGACCGTGGCTGTGCTGGTGGAGCACGGAGCTCACGTCAACGCTCGCCCGCCCGGCCCGACCGCGGGTTTCCCGGCCGTGCTGCTGTACGCGCATCAGCTGGACGTCCTGCAGTATCTGCTGGACAACGGCTGTGACGCTCAGGCCTGCTTTACATGCGACAGACGTCACAGCGAAGAGGACGCAAACTTCAGAAGTCACGCAAGCCAAAGAAACACAAGCTGCACTAAAACAGAGTTACAG TTTTGTGACTGGATCTCGTCCTCCTGCTGGAGACATTCAGCCGGTCAGTTCATCGATTTGCTCCTGGACTACGTAGGAAACGTTCAGCTCTGCAGCAGGATCAGAGACCTCCTTCTGGACAAACAGGAGTGGACGAGCATCAAGGAGAAAACAT CGTCTCCTCGAGCCCTGATGCATCTCTGTCGGCTGAAGATCCGAGAGCAGCTGGGGACGCAGAGACTGAGATCGGTTCACTCGCTGCCGCTGCCCGACCGAATGCTGCGATACCTGAGCTCCAGAAGCAGCAGCAGAAGCTGCTCCATTCCTCACTTCCACGGGCACGCTGCCTTCGCTGCATCGGCGTGCGTTTAG
- the LOC127180132 gene encoding protein FAM181A, with translation MSAMANSDSEVKTLLNFVNLASSDIKAALDRSAPCRRSVDHRKYLQKQLKRFSHRYAKMPRCHSHRNGEPTFPKLSEDKAAALARDGPHASGRDERLNADLSPSSEDEARSGQLPMRKRQLPASFWKEPQSSSGSRERLEHFLKNSANGTARVRSPATNGEKRKMIYDDLKASPLLSGNAEPPRRTVACACSCSCCSLPYRGLHALHSRFLLPHADAAFRNKTAESNIEIAHNLIDGLHNNSAHVVIKPIPTKPAVSPSIFSVFGFI, from the coding sequence ATGAGCGCGATGGCGAACTCTGACAGCGAGGTGAAGACGCTTCTGAACTTCGTCAATCTGGCCTCGAGCGACATCAAGGCGGCGCTCGACCGATCGGCGCCCTGCAGGCGCTCGGTGGACCACCGCAAATACCTGCAGAAGCAGCTGAAACGCTTCTCGCACCGCTACGCCAAGATGCCTCGCTGCCATTCGCACAGAAACGGCGAGCCGACGTTTCCGAAGCTCTCCGAGGATAAAGCCGCCGCGCTCGCCCGCGACGGGCCGCACGCCAGCGGGAGAGACGAGCGTCTGAACGCGGATCTGAGCCCGAGCTCGGAGGACGAAGCGCGGTCGGGACAGCTCCCGATGCGCAAGCGGCAGCTCCCGGCGTCCTTCTGGAAGGAGCCGCAGTCCTCCTCCGGCAGCCGAGAGCGTCTGGAGCACTTCCTTAAGAACAGCGCGAACGGGACTGCGCGTGTCAGGTCGCCGGCGACGAACGGCGAGAAGAGGAAGATGATTTACGATGACTTGAAAGCGAGCCCGCTGCTGTCCGGTAACGCGGAGCCGCCGAGGAGGACTGTGGCGTGCGCGTGCTCGTGCTCGTGCTGCTCGCTTCCGTACCGCGGGCTGCACGCGCTTCACAGCCGCTTTTTGCTCCCTCACGCGGACGCGGCTTTCAGGAACAAAACGGCCGAGAGCAACATTGAAATAGCGCACAACTTGATCGACGGACTTCACAACAACAGCGCGCATGTGGTCATCAAGCCGATTCCCACTAAGCCGGCGGTCTCGCCCTCTATTTTCAGCGTGTTCGGCTTCATTTAG